In Deinococcus puniceus, one genomic interval encodes:
- a CDS encoding MFS transporter gives MTLSSLPAPAAPTVSPWTLSAFWFGTAFHWLLLLIILIPANVVGFVGEANKGTYLGALTAVGAIMALVLPPLVGAHSDRTGKRLPYIRLGLAVNLAGLGVMALAASLMTGTNGFLVYVLGFLLVQFGNNYATAPYSALIPQLVPPSLRGRYSGVMGMLQAVGQLLGAVVAFAVGTLNLPVFVSFAVIAVVLLVPALITMRGVPETATPAPELAAGPTLSWQQLFSYQPFLWVFITRVLFALGQYSVQPFLQYYSVDVLNQKDGVTASSLLAGCIIVASILSAFLGGRISDRVGRKPVIYVAGTTMALTAILLLIAPGFGTALALAVVFGLGFGAFTSVDWALGSDAMPSAKSYARDMGIWHVAFVGPQFIGAPQGALLDWGNRQGDNLGYTLVFGIAAAFFMLGVLLVRNVPDTAHVKTAKA, from the coding sequence ATGACCCTCTCTTCACTCCCTGCGCCCGCCGCGCCCACTGTGTCGCCGTGGACGCTCTCGGCGTTTTGGTTCGGCACGGCGTTTCACTGGCTCCTGCTCCTGATCATTCTTATTCCGGCCAACGTGGTGGGGTTCGTGGGCGAGGCCAACAAAGGCACCTATCTGGGCGCTCTGACGGCGGTGGGCGCGATTATGGCGCTGGTGCTGCCGCCGCTGGTGGGCGCACATTCTGACCGCACGGGCAAGCGGTTGCCTTATATCCGGCTGGGCTTAGCCGTCAATCTGGCGGGCCTCGGCGTCATGGCTCTGGCCGCCTCCCTGATGACGGGCACGAATGGATTCTTGGTGTACGTGCTGGGATTTTTGCTGGTGCAGTTCGGCAACAATTACGCCACCGCGCCGTATAGCGCCCTGATTCCACAACTGGTGCCGCCCAGTTTGCGCGGGCGCTACAGCGGCGTCATGGGCATGCTTCAAGCGGTGGGCCAACTGCTGGGCGCGGTGGTGGCCTTCGCGGTGGGCACGCTGAATCTGCCCGTCTTCGTCTCGTTTGCGGTCATCGCGGTGGTGCTGCTCGTGCCCGCCCTGATCACCATGCGCGGCGTCCCCGAAACCGCGACCCCTGCGCCCGAATTGGCGGCTGGCCCCACCCTGTCTTGGCAACAACTTTTTTCCTACCAGCCGTTCCTGTGGGTCTTTATTACGCGGGTACTGTTTGCGCTGGGCCAGTACAGCGTGCAGCCCTTTTTGCAGTACTACAGCGTAGATGTGCTGAACCAAAAAGACGGCGTGACGGCGAGTTCACTCCTCGCAGGCTGCATCATCGTGGCCTCTATCCTCAGCGCGTTTTTGGGCGGGCGGATCAGCGACCGGGTGGGCCGAAAACCGGTGATTTACGTGGCGGGCACCACGATGGCCCTGACAGCCATTTTGCTCTTGATCGCGCCGGGATTCGGTACGGCGTTGGCGTTGGCAGTGGTATTCGGCCTCGGCTTCGGCGCATTTACTAGCGTGGACTGGGCCCTCGGCAGCGACGCCATGCCCAGCGCCAAATCGTATGCCCGCGACATGGGCATCTGGCACGTGGCCTTCGTAGGGCCGCAGTTTATCGGCGCTCCGCAAGGCGCTTTGCTGGACTGGGGCAACCGTCAGGGCGACAATTTGGGCTACACATTGGTCTTCGGGATCGCCGCCGCCTTCTTCATGCTGGGCGTTCTGCTGGTCAGAAACGTGCCCGATACGGCCCACGTCAAAACGGCCAAAGCGTAA
- a CDS encoding pyridoxamine 5'-phosphate oxidase family protein, with protein MSDDQNATGTTPEQSIKAVAAIIKDVKFAMLTTITSEGRLHSRPMTTQEQEFDGDIWFLGNKDAESTDDMRHRPEVNLSFSNPEKGNYVSLTGRAELVEDRAKLDELWNDFYKTYFEGGKEDPNIQLIKIHAHGAEYWESDGRIRSFIQMAKGAITGKQQNMGKNDTVSL; from the coding sequence ATGAGCGACGATCAGAACGCCACCGGAACAACGCCCGAGCAGAGCATCAAGGCTGTCGCGGCCATCATCAAAGACGTGAAGTTTGCCATGTTGACCACCATCACCTCGGAAGGCCGCCTGCACTCGCGCCCGATGACCACGCAGGAGCAGGAATTTGACGGCGACATCTGGTTTTTAGGCAACAAAGACGCCGAATCGACTGACGATATGCGCCACCGCCCCGAAGTGAATCTGAGCTTTTCCAACCCCGAAAAGGGCAACTACGTAAGCCTGACGGGCCGGGCCGAATTGGTGGAAGACCGCGCCAAGTTGGACGAACTCTGGAACGACTTTTACAAGACGTACTTCGAGGGCGGCAAGGAAGACCCGAACATCCAACTGATCAAGATTCACGCTCACGGCGCGGAATACTGGGAAAGCGACGGCAGAATTCGCAGCTTTATTCAGATGGCGAAGGGCGCGATTACGGGCAAGCAGCAGAACATGGGCAAGAACGATACGGTGAGTCTGTAA
- a CDS encoding DMT family transporter has protein sequence MTAPSVALQRRALVGVLLTVVMWGANVVLLKALLGGTNAETINVGRFVIAGSVLVTLSVRAHGWPRWDARTWLAVAAVGFLGNTLFQAFFLTAIRANPAGVGGLVTGVVPVLVLPLGLLLGQKVSGRQAAGVAVAFAGLLGLLAVTLQPGATVSLGGLGWVLAAAGAWASYTLFNRPLTAQLGALPFVAFSLLLGCLPYLLWAVPHLHDLNQLAPLTVLGIVVSALGANVLAYLAWANGANILGAARTAVWNTLAPAVALLLSAAVLHERLAGAVWVAAGVILLGAAWANWPEQKPKVGETALSPPL, from the coding sequence ATGACGGCCCCTTCTGTGGCCCTGCAACGGCGGGCACTGGTGGGCGTGCTGCTGACCGTGGTGATGTGGGGCGCGAACGTGGTGCTCCTCAAAGCCCTGCTGGGCGGCACCAACGCCGAAACCATCAACGTGGGGCGCTTTGTTATTGCCGGGAGTGTGCTGGTGACGCTGAGTGTGCGGGCGCACGGCTGGCCGCGTTGGGACGCCCGAACGTGGCTGGCGGTGGCCGCCGTAGGCTTCCTCGGCAATACCTTGTTTCAGGCCTTCTTTCTGACCGCTATTCGCGCCAACCCGGCGGGCGTAGGCGGCCTAGTCACGGGAGTCGTGCCGGTGCTGGTGCTGCCACTGGGCTTGCTGCTGGGCCAAAAAGTGAGTGGGCGACAGGCAGCGGGCGTGGCGGTGGCCTTCGCAGGACTGCTGGGGTTGCTCGCGGTTACGCTGCAACCGGGGGCCACTGTTTCGCTGGGCGGGTTGGGGTGGGTGCTGGCGGCAGCGGGCGCGTGGGCCAGTTACACACTGTTCAACCGCCCGCTCACGGCGCAGTTGGGGGCGCTGCCGTTCGTAGCGTTCAGCCTCCTACTGGGCTGTCTCCCTTACTTGCTGTGGGCCGTGCCGCACCTGCATGACCTGAATCAACTTGCGCCGCTGACCGTGCTGGGCATCGTGGTGAGTGCACTGGGGGCCAATGTGTTGGCGTACTTGGCGTGGGCCAACGGAGCCAACATTCTGGGCGCGGCCCGAACTGCCGTTTGGAACACCCTCGCGCCTGCGGTGGCCCTGCTGCTCAGCGCCGCTGTGCTGCACGAGCGATTGGCCGGAGCGGTCTGGGTGGCGGCGGGCGTGATCCTGCTCGGCGCGGCATGGGCAAACTGGCCGGAGCAGAAACCCAAAGTGGGAGAGACTGCCTTGTCTCCCCCACTCTGA
- the sdhC gene encoding succinate dehydrogenase, cytochrome b556 subunit produces MYRGREGQWAFLLHRLSGLAILSYLLLHVFSIGSFIFGERFYMAIHHTYDLWPFRIGLVFITAGVVYHAFNGLRIIVMDFTGAGVAYQRQMWYGVMVLSVLSALYAAYHLYPRLIGGF; encoded by the coding sequence ATGTACCGAGGAAGAGAGGGGCAGTGGGCCTTCCTGCTCCACCGTCTGTCCGGGCTGGCGATCTTGTCTTATCTGTTGCTGCATGTGTTCAGCATCGGATCATTCATCTTTGGCGAGCGTTTTTATATGGCTATCCATCACACCTATGACCTGTGGCCGTTCCGTATCGGTCTGGTCTTCATTACGGCGGGCGTGGTCTACCATGCTTTCAACGGCCTGCGGATCATCGTCATGGACTTCACGGGCGCGGGCGTGGCCTATCAGCGTCAGATGTGGTACGGCGTGATGGTACTCAGTGTCCTGAGCGCCCTGTACGCGGCTTACCACCTGTATCCCCGCCTGATCGGAGGCTTCTGA
- a CDS encoding succinate dehydrogenase hydrophobic membrane anchor subunit has translation MIRARTFMDARQQSHSNAELNWWIFMRISGLILIFLILGHIYMTFIQVSEADATFDAVVSKLSNPAWKFYDWLILALSLMHGANGARYSIEDYVRSRPNRAWVKGLFYTVIAVVFAFGTIGLFSI, from the coding sequence ATGATTCGCGCACGCACCTTTATGGACGCGCGGCAGCAGTCGCACTCCAACGCCGAACTGAACTGGTGGATCTTCATGCGGATCAGCGGTCTGATCTTGATCTTCTTGATCTTGGGCCACATCTACATGACGTTTATTCAGGTCAGTGAAGCCGACGCCACCTTTGATGCCGTGGTGAGCAAACTCAGCAACCCGGCGTGGAAGTTCTACGACTGGCTGATCTTGGCCTTGTCCTTGATGCACGGAGCCAACGGCGCACGCTACTCCATCGAAGATTACGTGCGGTCACGGCCCAACCGGGCTTGGGTCAAGGGCCTGTTCTATACGGTCATCGCCGTGGTGTTCGCATTCGGCACGATTGGTCTGTTCTCCATTTGA
- the sdhA gene encoding succinate dehydrogenase flavoprotein subunit: MHHRYDVLVVGAGGAGLMAALYAAKGNVSVACISKLYPTRSHTGAAQGGVGAALGNVQEDHWEWHMFDTIKGGDYLTDQDAAEIFSKDVIEAVYELEHMGLPFSRTEEGKIAQRKFGGHTREFGKAAVERSCYAKDRTGHMILQTLYQQNVKAGTTFYNEFHVTDLIIEDGRCRGVVAYDLSTGEIHTYHAKAVILAAGGYGRIFKITSNALTLTGDLMSIYYRKGLPLEDMEFYQFHPTGLSKLGILVTEGIRGEGGILRNSTGERFMERYAPTIKDLAPRDIVSRSIITEIREGRGVGRDGDAINLDLTHLPRETIEQKLAEITDLARTYLGLDPIKDLVPIQPTAHYAMGGIPTDVNGLCLSDGHGGSIEGLYAAGEQACVSLHGANRLGTNSLGDLIVFGRRAGIYAAQYARQVDYATMPEDPEAESKDMLNRMKNASGTENAALIRKELQETMMNNVGIFRNGPDMEKQVEILKELKARYKNVSVSDPSQRYNSELMEAMELGFMLDCAEAMTASALNRTESRGAHDREDFMERDDANWLKHTMAYKDLNNDNNVLIGYKDVSLKGYTRAFEPKPRVY, translated from the coding sequence ATGCATCATCGTTATGACGTTCTGGTGGTGGGAGCAGGCGGCGCGGGGCTGATGGCCGCCCTGTACGCCGCCAAGGGCAATGTCAGCGTGGCCTGTATCTCCAAGCTGTACCCCACCCGTTCCCATACGGGCGCGGCGCAGGGCGGAGTGGGCGCGGCGCTCGGCAACGTGCAGGAAGACCACTGGGAATGGCACATGTTCGACACGATCAAGGGGGGCGACTACCTGACCGATCAGGATGCCGCCGAGATTTTCTCCAAAGACGTGATTGAAGCCGTGTACGAGCTGGAGCACATGGGCCTGCCCTTCTCACGCACCGAGGAAGGCAAGATTGCCCAGCGCAAGTTCGGGGGCCACACCCGCGAGTTCGGCAAGGCCGCCGTGGAGCGTTCCTGCTACGCCAAAGACCGCACCGGCCACATGATTTTGCAAACTCTGTACCAACAGAACGTAAAAGCCGGAACCACCTTCTACAACGAATTTCACGTCACCGACCTGATCATCGAAGACGGGCGTTGCCGGGGCGTCGTGGCCTACGATCTGTCTACGGGCGAGATTCATACCTACCACGCCAAAGCTGTGATTCTGGCGGCGGGCGGGTACGGGCGCATCTTCAAGATCACGTCCAACGCGCTGACCCTCACGGGCGACCTGATGAGCATTTACTACCGCAAGGGCCTGCCCCTTGAGGACATGGAGTTCTATCAGTTCCACCCCACGGGCCTCTCTAAGCTGGGTATTCTGGTCACCGAAGGCATTCGCGGTGAGGGCGGAATCTTGCGCAACAGCACGGGCGAACGCTTTATGGAACGCTACGCGCCGACCATCAAAGACCTTGCGCCCCGCGACATCGTGAGCCGCTCCATCATCACCGAAATCCGCGAAGGCCGGGGCGTGGGCCGCGACGGCGACGCCATCAACCTTGACCTGACGCACCTGCCGCGTGAAACCATCGAGCAGAAGCTGGCCGAAATTACGGACTTGGCCCGCACGTACCTCGGCCTCGACCCGATTAAGGACTTGGTGCCGATTCAGCCCACGGCGCACTACGCGATGGGCGGCATTCCCACCGACGTGAACGGCCTGTGCCTCAGCGACGGGCACGGCGGCAGCATCGAGGGCCTCTATGCGGCGGGCGAGCAAGCGTGCGTGTCCCTCCACGGCGCGAACCGCCTGGGCACCAACAGCCTCGGAGACCTGATCGTGTTCGGACGCCGCGCCGGGATTTACGCCGCGCAGTACGCCCGTCAGGTGGACTACGCCACCATGCCCGAAGACCCCGAAGCCGAGAGCAAGGACATGCTGAACCGCATGAAGAATGCCAGCGGCACTGAAAACGCTGCCCTGATCCGCAAGGAACTGCAAGAGACCATGATGAACAACGTGGGTATCTTCAGAAACGGCCCGGATATGGAGAAGCAAGTCGAGATTCTGAAGGAACTGAAGGCCCGCTACAAGAACGTGAGCGTGTCTGACCCCAGCCAGCGCTACAACAGCGAACTGATGGAAGCCATGGAACTCGGCTTTATGCTGGACTGCGCCGAAGCGATGACGGCCAGCGCCCTGAACCGTACCGAATCGCGCGGCGCACATGACCGCGAGGACTTTATGGAACGGGACGACGCCAACTGGCTGAAGCACACGATGGCCTATAAAGACCTGAACAACGACAATAACGTGCTGATCGGTTACAAGGACGTGAGCCTGAAAGGGTATACGCGGGCCTTTGAACCTAAGCCCCGAGTGTACTAA
- a CDS encoding succinate dehydrogenase iron-sulfur subunit → MTQAQLTPSTPATAAAMMTLKVKVLRFDPEKDKKAHWVTYEVEAQAADRVLDVINHVKWYMDPSLTFRRSCGHGICGSDAMLINGRNRLACKTLLRDVVKKSGDTITVEPIRGLKVEKDLLVDMEPFFDSYKAIMPYFINESPEPAAERIQSPELAERMAHSSNCILCACCTTSCPIFWVNGSYLGPASIVQAHRFIFDSRDEATQQRLNIMNQNTGVWRCRTAYNCTEACPRDIPITQLIEEVKRAVMYQQS, encoded by the coding sequence ATGACCCAAGCACAACTCACTCCCAGCACGCCCGCTACCGCTGCGGCGATGATGACCCTGAAGGTCAAAGTGCTGCGGTTTGACCCCGAAAAAGACAAGAAAGCCCACTGGGTGACCTACGAAGTGGAGGCTCAGGCCGCAGACCGCGTGCTGGACGTGATCAACCACGTGAAATGGTACATGGATCCCAGCCTGACCTTCCGCCGTTCCTGCGGCCACGGCATCTGCGGCAGCGACGCCATGCTCATCAACGGGCGCAACCGCCTCGCCTGCAAAACCTTGCTGCGCGACGTGGTGAAAAAGAGTGGCGACACGATTACCGTGGAGCCCATTCGCGGCCTGAAGGTGGAAAAAGACCTGCTGGTGGACATGGAGCCGTTCTTCGACTCGTATAAGGCGATCATGCCTTACTTCATCAACGAGTCGCCGGAACCCGCCGCAGAGCGGATCCAGTCGCCGGAACTGGCCGAGCGCATGGCCCACTCCAGCAACTGCATCCTGTGCGCGTGCTGCACCACCTCCTGCCCGATCTTCTGGGTCAACGGGTCTTACCTCGGCCCCGCCAGCATCGTGCAGGCGCACCGTTTCATCTTCGACAGCCGCGACGAAGCCACCCAGCAACGCCTGAACATCATGAACCAGAACACGGGCGTCTGGCGCTGCCGCACGGCCTACAACTGCACCGAAGCGTGCCCCCGCGACATCCCAATCACGCAACTGATCGAGGAAGTCAAGCGGGCCGTGATGTACCAGCAGTCGTAA
- a CDS encoding lipoprotein — protein MKRPLLLLGLAAALASCAPALVGPPTGRIVNTSNGQEGTVSFVAGSLQPRSGAGRLENNVTIQIGEQTYVGRTVIIDTASPVPSPFDLGLQFNFGNTWNGTGDRDPYYGVGGTARTPAPRLVSRTGNLIARTDGNASRTLTCTLTVDAQEHGYGECTDSGGVRYALQF, from the coding sequence ATGAAACGCCCCCTACTGCTGCTGGGTTTGGCCGCCGCTCTCGCTTCCTGCGCCCCCGCCCTTGTCGGCCCTCCCACCGGGCGCATCGTGAATACCAGTAACGGGCAGGAGGGCACCGTCAGTTTTGTGGCAGGCTCGTTGCAACCCCGCAGCGGCGCGGGGCGGCTGGAAAACAACGTGACCATTCAGATTGGTGAGCAGACTTACGTGGGCCGCACCGTGATCATCGATACGGCCAGCCCTGTGCCCTCACCCTTCGATCTGGGGTTGCAGTTCAATTTCGGCAACACGTGGAACGGCACAGGCGACCGCGATCCCTACTACGGCGTCGGCGGCACGGCCCGCACCCCTGCCCCCCGCCTCGTTTCGCGCACCGGCAACCTGATTGCCCGCACCGATGGCAACGCCTCCCGCACCCTGACCTGCACCCTGACCGTAGACGCGCAGGAGCACGGCTACGGCGAATGCACCGACAGTGGTGGCGTGCGCTACGCCCTGCAATTCTGA
- a CDS encoding glycerol-3-phosphate acyltransferase, giving the protein MLFLSALLLVVAFLVGSLPLGDWLLRRSGVDSRVSNAHNLGIENMLRRVGPGLAAATATLDAGKGFIAVLMASSLDNPSVMVLAALAAYLGHLNPPRALYGPTLPRGRGNLVLLGVLAGLSATGAVPLWAAALPVLVFAAVAGFWGYISAATLAGLAAFAGAVALLPLGVPAKLAALGLLVAATWRFKENLGRMLDGTEPRVGEEVPMAGKRADVVVAAFMIHPMTLKDFWSVGRFSWLKPMVERGLVSEASVRHLADHVRPMKVGELHGIRTVEGKEIRCYLLSSPLLPDRFRDAPELATRRAIEGARLARELGAEVFGLGAFWSVVGNKGVDVQAAVPDITITNGGAYTSGTIKAAIPGILAHFEGSGRDLKAATAAVVGANGVVAFGIARTIAPQVAKVIMLGRDLEKLERSATTLRRANKDTEIITTTSYDTLREADLMFTATSDPNPVIFPQHVKPGAWIFDEGRPADVDVSVEAIPGVRVIPGGVVRPPGSMTTSIDLQFGEGAVPACLAETLIIAATGEHHRKSLGAQTLTENINFFVEQAEVLGFTVVD; this is encoded by the coding sequence ATGCTGTTTCTTTCCGCGCTGCTGCTCGTCGTTGCTTTTCTGGTGGGCAGTTTGCCGCTCGGAGACTGGCTGCTACGGCGCTCTGGCGTGGATTCGCGGGTCAGTAATGCCCACAATCTGGGCATAGAAAACATGTTGCGGCGCGTGGGGCCGGGGCTGGCCGCAGCCACAGCCACTCTGGACGCCGGAAAAGGGTTTATCGCGGTGCTGATGGCGTCCAGCTTGGATAACCCCAGCGTCATGGTTCTGGCGGCACTGGCGGCGTATCTGGGCCACCTGAACCCGCCGCGTGCGCTGTACGGCCCCACCTTGCCGCGTGGCCGGGGCAACTTGGTGTTGCTGGGCGTGCTGGCGGGGTTGTCGGCCACCGGAGCCGTGCCGCTGTGGGCGGCGGCCCTGCCCGTGCTGGTGTTCGCGGCTGTAGCTGGATTCTGGGGCTATATCAGCGCGGCTACCCTGGCGGGCCTGGCGGCGTTTGCCGGGGCAGTAGCCCTGTTGCCGCTGGGGGTTCCGGCCAAATTGGCGGCGCTGGGGTTGCTGGTGGCCGCCACCTGGCGCTTCAAGGAAAACCTGGGCCGCATGCTGGACGGCACCGAACCGCGAGTGGGCGAGGAAGTGCCGATGGCCGGAAAACGCGCCGACGTGGTGGTGGCCGCCTTCATGATCCACCCCATGACCCTCAAGGATTTCTGGTCGGTGGGACGCTTTTCCTGGCTGAAGCCGATGGTGGAACGCGGCCTGGTCAGTGAGGCCAGCGTGCGCCATCTGGCCGACCACGTGCGGCCCATGAAAGTGGGCGAGCTGCACGGCATCCGCACGGTAGAGGGGAAGGAAATTCGCTGTTATCTGCTAAGCAGCCCGCTCCTGCCTGACCGCTTCCGCGACGCACCCGAACTCGCCACCCGCCGCGCCATAGAGGGCGCGAGGCTGGCCCGTGAACTGGGGGCCGAAGTGTTCGGGCTGGGAGCCTTCTGGAGCGTGGTGGGCAATAAAGGCGTAGACGTGCAGGCCGCCGTGCCCGACATCACCATCACCAACGGCGGCGCGTATACCAGCGGCACCATCAAGGCCGCCATTCCGGGCATTCTGGCCCACTTTGAAGGTTCGGGCCGCGATCTGAAAGCCGCCACTGCCGCTGTAGTGGGCGCAAACGGTGTGGTGGCCTTTGGCATTGCCCGTACCATTGCCCCGCAAGTCGCCAAGGTGATCATGCTGGGGCGCGACCTGGAGAAGCTGGAACGCAGCGCGACCACCCTGCGCCGGGCCAACAAGGACACCGAAATCATCACGACCACCAGTTACGACACCCTGCGCGAGGCCGACCTGATGTTTACGGCCACCAGCGACCCGAATCCGGTCATTTTTCCTCAGCATGTGAAACCGGGCGCGTGGATTTTTGATGAAGGACGGCCCGCCGATGTGGACGTGAGCGTGGAGGCCATTCCCGGCGTGCGCGTGATTCCCGGCGGTGTGGTGCGGCCCCCCGGCTCCATGACCACCAGCATCGACTTGCAATTTGGCGAGGGCGCAGTGCCTGCCTGCCTCGCCGAAACGCTGATCATCGCGGCCACCGGCGAGCATCACCGCAAAAGCCTCGGCGCACAGACGCTGACCGAGAACATCAATTTTTTTGTAGAGCAGGCCGAAGTGCTGGGCTTTACGGTGGTGGATTAG
- a CDS encoding glycerophosphodiester phosphodiesterase encodes MQRLSGGPASRRRAIRARRGWMWAGIIFGVLIALFLASALRSSLARNAQPAGNLFLVSPAWNIAHQGGELLWPSNTLLAFREAAALGVQMLDTDMHATADGVLVLSHDETVDRLTDGKGRIRELTLAQVRALDAGARFSRDGGKTFPYRGQGHTIPTLEEALAAHPELPWIIEIKQEAPSLAAPFCAVLRQRKMTERVIVASFSDRALQEFRAACPEVTTSMTERELRPLVILSKVGLGSVGLAGLAPAAGRAAQVPVRAGGIEVVTASFVAQMHARGIAVQVWTINEEAEMRRLLRLGVDGINTDRPDLLKRVLAEEQ; translated from the coding sequence ATGCAACGACTTTCAGGTGGGCCAGCCAGCCGCAGACGGGCGATTCGGGCGCGGCGGGGCTGGATGTGGGCAGGCATTATTTTTGGCGTGCTGATCGCCCTGTTTTTGGCTTCAGCCCTGCGCTCCAGCCTCGCGCGGAATGCACAGCCTGCGGGCAATCTTTTTCTCGTGTCTCCGGCGTGGAATATCGCCCATCAGGGCGGCGAGTTGCTGTGGCCCAGCAATACGCTGCTGGCCTTCCGTGAAGCGGCGGCGCTGGGTGTGCAGATGCTCGACACCGATATGCACGCCACCGCCGACGGTGTGCTGGTCTTGTCTCATGACGAAACCGTAGACCGCCTCACGGATGGCAAAGGCCGGATACGGGAGCTGACGCTGGCGCAGGTGCGGGCGCTAGACGCTGGGGCACGCTTCAGCCGCGACGGGGGCAAGACCTTTCCTTACCGGGGGCAAGGCCACACCATTCCCACGCTGGAAGAAGCGCTGGCCGCCCACCCGGAGTTGCCGTGGATCATCGAAATCAAGCAGGAAGCGCCCAGCCTCGCCGCCCCGTTTTGCGCCGTGCTGCGTCAGAGAAAAATGACCGAGCGCGTCATCGTCGCCAGCTTCAGTGACCGTGCCCTGCAAGAGTTCCGCGCCGCCTGCCCCGAAGTGACCACCTCTATGACCGAACGGGAACTGCGCCCACTGGTGATTTTGAGCAAAGTGGGACTAGGAAGCGTGGGCCTAGCAGGGTTGGCCCCCGCTGCGGGCCGTGCGGCACAGGTTCCGGTGCGGGCGGGCGGCATAGAAGTGGTCACGGCCAGCTTTGTGGCCCAGATGCACGCACGCGGCATTGCGGTGCAAGTCTGGACTATCAACGAAGAGGCCGAGATGCGCCGCCTGCTGAGGCTGGGTGTAGACGGCATCAACACCGACAGACCCGATCTGCTGAAGCGCGTGCTGGCCGAGGAGCAATAA
- a CDS encoding phospholipase D-like domain-containing protein, whose product MTLALLGQAHATELPLFLGTASPAAPLNLPEVACLPPTDPLELAVWRVTTAGGRPDLSCGNSFVEYQRLPRSPSTPVDAFDQIAAQIREAKNEVLLASMEWHAGEGRPGWTVARAVRDLYGRVQANPAAYPQGMSVRLMLGNFPELQRADWATMPLALVRDLRALGVPLEDAAVGWSLSVLNYRYFPHSHVKLHVIDGQNLTVAGFNFTDTHLPQNERNGGLHDLHDLGLRMSGPVAQDGVAAFDDLWRHSRQVRCPADVRPEQVSAACTLGDPGPVTHPAAARHALPTGTARAFMLHRRPGFDQADRAHLGLLGAATTQIDLMQASFSPLLPCWYAYLSPDECPYDTLPVYLRAVVDAIGRGVRVRVLMVDYGIDRAANRSGAALVRLMARQLGKEDLFEARYTTFPMHTKALTVDGRMVLAGSMNFHFSAWGGLGLAEAALATSDPAAVQGQQASFEDVWANGSRPVPREWWMRNVASGSAATPADLPVSRLSHP is encoded by the coding sequence ATGACCCTCGCCCTGCTGGGCCAAGCCCACGCCACCGAATTGCCCCTGTTTCTGGGTACGGCGTCGCCCGCCGCGCCGCTGAATTTGCCGGAAGTAGCCTGCCTGCCGCCCACCGACCCGCTGGAATTGGCCGTGTGGCGCGTAACCACAGCGGGAGGCCGCCCGGATTTGTCGTGCGGCAATTCTTTCGTGGAGTACCAGCGGTTGCCGCGCAGTCCCAGCACGCCGGTGGATGCCTTCGACCAGATCGCGGCGCAGATTCGGGAGGCAAAAAACGAGGTATTGCTGGCGAGCATGGAATGGCACGCGGGCGAGGGCCGCCCCGGCTGGACGGTGGCGCGGGCGGTGCGCGACCTGTACGGGCGGGTGCAGGCCAACCCCGCCGCCTATCCGCAGGGCATGAGCGTGCGCTTGATGCTGGGCAATTTTCCCGAGTTGCAGAGGGCCGACTGGGCGACCATGCCGCTGGCGTTGGTGCGCGACCTGAGGGCGCTGGGCGTGCCGCTAGAAGATGCGGCAGTGGGCTGGAGCCTCAGCGTCCTCAATTACCGCTATTTTCCGCACAGCCACGTGAAATTACACGTCATCGACGGGCAGAATTTGACAGTGGCGGGCTTCAACTTTACCGATACCCATTTGCCCCAAAACGAACGAAATGGCGGCCTGCACGACTTGCACGACCTAGGACTGAGAATGAGTGGGCCAGTGGCGCAAGACGGCGTGGCGGCCTTCGACGACCTGTGGCGGCACTCGCGGCAGGTGCGCTGCCCCGCAGATGTGCGCCCAGAGCAGGTCAGTGCGGCCTGCACGTTGGGCGACCCCGGCCCCGTGACCCATCCCGCCGCCGCCCGCCACGCCCTCCCCACAGGCACGGCGCGGGCTTTCATGCTGCATCGCCGCCCCGGATTCGATCAGGCAGACCGCGCCCACCTCGGCCTGTTGGGGGCCGCCACCACCCAGATCGACCTGATGCAGGCCTCCTTTAGCCCGCTGCTGCCCTGCTGGTACGCCTACCTGAGTCCCGACGAATGCCCCTACGACACCCTGCCCGTGTACCTGCGGGCCGTGGTGGACGCGATTGGGCGCGGCGTGCGGGTGCGGGTGCTGATGGTGGACTACGGCATAGACAGGGCCGCCAACCGCAGCGGAGCGGCGTTGGTGCGCCTGATGGCCCGGCAACTGGGCAAAGAAGACCTGTTCGAGGCCCGCTACACCACCTTCCCCATGCACACCAAAGCCCTGACGGTGGATGGCCGGATGGTCTTGGCGGGCAGCATGAACTTCCATTTCAGCGCGTGGGGCGGGCTGGGGCTGGCGGAAGCGGCGCTGGCGACCTCTGACCCGGCGGCGGTGCAGGGACAGCAGGCCAGCTTTGAAGACGTGTGGGCCAACGGCAGCCGCCCCGTACCGCGTGAATGGTGGATGCGGAATGTGGCGTCCGGCAGCGCGGCGACTCCAGCTGATCTGCCCGTTTCCCGTT